Proteins from one Sulfurovum sp. TSL1 genomic window:
- a CDS encoding EAL domain-containing protein, with protein sequence MFREIFIVLLLSAVTSYATVTLSNKTDTYDHFTLRYFYDESSTLGIHDIEKIHFTKVIPNQFSQGYYSGTAWFKLNMTNHSDSEEYVLYFTEPFWSTLDLYTKMNDTWNIQKNGLKASLQERSIQNYNPAYKLHILPGESATYYIRGQTLSGHIGEFKIFTEDEFFRPNRIDITDIYIIYTSILFIIVLFSVYNLIIIKNRIFAYYIAYILSFIVFIAMKSGFYLEFGFPGWSQGLHVVGTIVVFFLVLFSGRFLELSTRMPMIDKLFKVSAAIFLLFALLISQDTPFACLAFNIYASMFFTLLLVVAIKALYQGLIGAKYYLIALIIYMPAMGMMTLTFNGVMDNTDIHRYAFLAGSFIEILFFTLILTSKYNELNLKKIHRQKQLLKARKSNEKFLESKIQEKTSDLMKINQQLLKKTEELEITKEQLTRDILERAEAEKEVEKQKNVLHHQANHDSLTGLPNRALFSSRLKQGIKKAKSKEKGLALFFIDLDKFKEINDSLGHDVGDRVLKIITNILKHSIRKEDTLSRLAGDEFTIIMEDVTYAEDVSNLGHAILNMFAEPIRIDEHVLYITCSIGISLYPQDADNEKDLLKYADTAMYRAKESGRNNFQFYRPEMTKHALEQMQLKTSLRQAIDNEEFMIHYQPQIDISTNTLVGIEALLRWRHPTKGLLIPKKFIALAEETGMILEIDDWVMYTTMKQVSKWHNDGLDPGILALNISMTQLESPNFIYRIQNTMDIYGFKPEWLELEITEGHMMKNAMEIINKLKQVSQLGINISIDDFGTGYSSLSLLKRLPINRLKIDKSFIEDIPEDEEDLTIIKSIIALAKSLNLKVIAEGVETIEQINFLKSKNCKYVQGHYYFYPMDADELKEILLKKNA encoded by the coding sequence ATGTTTAGAGAAATCTTCATCGTATTACTTTTATCTGCAGTGACATCCTATGCCACGGTCACACTTTCCAATAAAACAGATACATATGACCACTTTACACTCCGCTATTTTTATGATGAAAGCAGTACACTGGGTATTCATGACATTGAAAAAATACATTTTACAAAGGTCATACCTAATCAATTTTCTCAAGGATATTATTCGGGAACAGCATGGTTCAAACTCAATATGACCAATCATAGCGACAGTGAAGAGTATGTCCTTTATTTTACAGAACCTTTTTGGTCAACGTTGGATCTGTATACCAAAATGAATGATACATGGAATATACAGAAAAACGGTCTCAAGGCAAGCCTTCAAGAGAGAAGTATTCAAAACTATAATCCCGCCTATAAACTCCATATCTTACCGGGTGAAAGTGCGACATATTATATAAGAGGTCAGACACTTTCCGGACATATCGGTGAATTTAAGATCTTCACAGAAGACGAGTTCTTTAGACCCAACCGTATTGACATTACTGACATCTACATCATCTATACTTCCATCTTATTCATTATAGTCCTGTTCAGTGTGTATAATCTGATCATCATTAAAAATCGTATCTTCGCTTATTACATCGCATATATACTCTCTTTCATTGTCTTTATCGCTATGAAAAGTGGGTTTTACTTAGAGTTCGGTTTTCCCGGTTGGAGTCAAGGTCTGCATGTCGTAGGTACGATCGTGGTATTCTTTCTGGTACTGTTCTCAGGCCGTTTTTTGGAGTTAAGCACACGTATGCCAATGATCGATAAGCTCTTTAAAGTATCAGCAGCCATTTTTTTACTGTTTGCACTGCTGATATCACAGGATACACCTTTTGCCTGTTTAGCATTTAACATCTACGCATCAATGTTCTTTACCCTACTCCTTGTGGTTGCCATCAAAGCCTTGTACCAAGGTCTTATCGGTGCCAAATACTATCTCATTGCACTGATCATCTATATGCCTGCTATGGGTATGATGACTTTGACCTTTAATGGTGTCATGGACAATACAGACATACACAGATACGCTTTTCTTGCAGGTTCCTTTATTGAGATCCTCTTCTTTACACTCATATTGACCAGCAAGTACAATGAACTGAATCTCAAGAAAATACACAGACAAAAGCAACTTTTAAAAGCAAGAAAGAGCAATGAAAAATTTTTAGAATCCAAGATACAGGAAAAAACAAGTGATCTTATGAAGATCAATCAACAATTGTTAAAGAAAACAGAAGAACTTGAGATCACTAAAGAGCAGTTAACCAGAGATATTCTTGAACGCGCAGAAGCAGAAAAAGAAGTAGAAAAACAAAAAAATGTTCTACATCACCAGGCCAATCACGATTCATTGACAGGATTGCCAAACCGTGCACTATTCAGTTCTCGATTGAAGCAAGGGATCAAAAAAGCAAAAAGTAAAGAGAAAGGGTTGGCACTGTTTTTTATCGACTTGGACAAATTCAAAGAGATCAATGATTCATTGGGGCATGACGTTGGAGACAGGGTTTTAAAGATCATTACAAATATATTGAAACATTCGATCCGTAAAGAAGATACACTTTCCCGTTTGGCCGGAGATGAATTCACTATTATTATGGAAGATGTGACCTATGCGGAAGATGTCTCTAACTTAGGACATGCTATTCTCAATATGTTTGCAGAACCTATACGTATTGACGAGCATGTATTATATATTACCTGCAGTATCGGTATCAGTCTTTATCCCCAAGATGCAGACAATGAAAAAGACCTTCTGAAGTATGCTGATACAGCGATGTACAGGGCAAAAGAAAGCGGACGTAACAATTTTCAGTTCTATCGTCCGGAAATGACAAAACATGCACTGGAGCAAATGCAATTAAAAACCAGTCTACGTCAAGCGATTGACAATGAAGAGTTTATGATCCACTATCAACCGCAGATCGACATCTCCACCAATACGTTGGTAGGCATCGAGGCTCTGTTGCGATGGCGACATCCAACCAAAGGTCTGCTTATACCTAAAAAATTTATTGCTTTGGCAGAAGAGACCGGGATGATACTTGAAATTGACGACTGGGTGATGTATACTACGATGAAACAGGTTTCCAAATGGCATAATGATGGACTGGATCCTGGCATACTCGCATTGAATATTTCGATGACACAGTTGGAGTCTCCCAACTTCATCTATAGAATTCAAAATACGATGGATATTTATGGTTTTAAACCAGAATGGCTTGAATTGGAGATCACAGAAGGCCATATGATGAAAAATGCTATGGAGATCATTAATAAACTCAAACAGGTCAGTCAGCTGGGCATCAATATTTCTATCGATGACTTCGGGACAGGATACTCTTCATTGTCTCTTTTAAAACGTCTCCCTATCAACAGACTTAAAATCGATAAATCATTCATCGAAGATATCCCTGAAGATGAAGAGGATCTTACTATTATTAAATCGATCATAGCGCTTGCAAAGAGTCTCAATCTTAAGGTCATTGCAGAAGGTGTGGAAACCATAGAACAGATCAATTTTTTAAAAAGTAAAAATTGTAAGTACGTCCAGGGACACTACTATTTTTATCCTATGGATGCAGATGAACTGAAGGAAATACTTTTAAAGAAAAATGCATAA
- the galU gene encoding UTP--glucose-1-phosphate uridylyltransferase GalU, producing the protein MIKKCLFPAAGYGTRFLPATKATPKEMLPILTKPLIQYGVEEASDAGMDVMAIITGRGKRALVEHFDISYELEHQIKGSSKEDLLKSTREMMDKCTFTFTRQKEMLGLGHAILKGEPLIGNEPFGVILADDLCVNEDGENVLAQLVKIYEKYKCCVVAIQEVPKEETYKYGVIEGKEIEDDVFIISDMVEKPDPEDAPSNLAIIGRYILTPDIFRTIEETKPGKNGELQITDALMNHTKKGMVLAYKFKGKRFDCGSVDGFVQATNYFYDKLKKESK; encoded by the coding sequence ATGATTAAAAAATGTTTATTCCCGGCTGCCGGATACGGTACACGATTTTTGCCGGCAACCAAGGCAACACCAAAAGAGATGCTTCCCATCTTGACCAAACCACTGATACAGTATGGAGTAGAAGAGGCAAGCGATGCGGGTATGGATGTCATGGCGATCATTACAGGCCGCGGTAAAAGGGCCTTGGTAGAGCACTTTGATATCTCTTATGAGCTGGAGCATCAGATCAAAGGAAGTTCCAAAGAAGATCTACTGAAGAGTACTCGGGAGATGATGGATAAATGTACCTTTACTTTTACCAGACAAAAAGAGATGTTAGGACTTGGCCATGCTATTTTAAAAGGTGAACCTTTGATCGGTAATGAGCCTTTTGGCGTGATCTTGGCAGATGATCTGTGTGTGAATGAGGATGGGGAAAATGTGCTGGCGCAGTTGGTAAAGATCTATGAGAAATATAAATGTTGTGTGGTTGCCATCCAGGAAGTGCCTAAAGAAGAGACATACAAATACGGAGTGATCGAGGGTAAAGAGATCGAAGATGATGTTTTTATCATCTCTGATATGGTAGAAAAACCGGACCCGGAAGATGCCCCTTCGAATCTGGCGATCATTGGACGATATATACTTACCCCTGATATTTTCAGAACCATAGAAGAGACCAAACCTGGAAAAAATGGAGAACTTCAAATTACCGATGCTTTGATGAATCATACGAAAAAAGGGATGGTCTTAGCCTACAAGTTCAAAGGAAAACGTTTTGACTGCGGAAGCGTTGACGGTTTTGTTCAAGCAACCAACTATTTTTATGATAAGCTGAAAAAAGAATCTAAATGA
- a CDS encoding sugar phosphorylase, translating to MLERDSKERLDFIKYSLESIYNKEDAAMAYDAIAVLIKEYQEKVESKPYVMTEKDVILITYGDQIFHEGETALATLHRFLNEYVQECINSVHILPFYPYSSDDGFSIVDYKGVCPLKGSWKNIKALNQDHRLMFDGVINHMSQLSHWFEKFLANDPEYYNFFTELDPSIDLTAVIRPRTTPLLTEFIDDDGGIRHVWTTFSADQVDLNYANYKVLLKVLDVLLLYIEKGASLIRLDAIAFIWKEIGTNCVHLPQTHELIQLMREVIHAVAPEIIIITETNVPHDENISYFGNGSDEAHMVYNFALPPLLAFSILSGDTTKLTAWAKTLKLPSDKVCFFNFTASHDGIGVRAVSNILDKDELNFMVNSCKAHGGLVSYRSVEGEEQSPYELNCSYIDILTHPDEDDTLRLKRMILSQAVVLAMPGVPGIYFHSLVGSRNYHEAVRKTRRNRAINREKLNFDNIKEELSEEGSLRNNLFKRYKQLISIRIHEPCFDPFTRFEFLSLDKEVFAIKHYGKESNEFIIALHNFQKTEVEVDLSPYKEGVFMDIISHRQLQEGIFIMQPYEILWLKPLKEGEKKND from the coding sequence ATGTTAGAAAGAGACAGTAAAGAAAGATTGGATTTCATTAAATATTCTCTTGAAAGTATCTACAACAAAGAAGATGCAGCTATGGCATATGATGCTATAGCTGTACTGATCAAGGAGTACCAAGAGAAAGTCGAAAGCAAACCCTATGTGATGACTGAAAAAGATGTGATACTCATTACCTATGGGGATCAGATCTTTCATGAAGGAGAAACGGCGTTAGCCACACTTCACCGGTTTTTAAACGAGTATGTGCAGGAGTGCATCAACAGTGTACATATTTTGCCATTTTATCCATATTCAAGTGATGATGGTTTTTCCATTGTTGATTATAAAGGCGTCTGCCCTTTAAAAGGTTCATGGAAGAACATTAAAGCCTTGAACCAGGATCACCGCCTTATGTTTGATGGTGTGATCAACCACATGAGCCAACTGAGTCATTGGTTTGAGAAGTTCTTGGCCAATGATCCTGAATATTATAACTTTTTCACCGAACTTGATCCATCCATCGATTTAACGGCGGTAATACGACCTCGAACCACTCCTCTGCTCACTGAATTCATTGATGATGATGGAGGTATTCGCCATGTTTGGACCACGTTCAGTGCAGATCAAGTGGACTTGAATTATGCGAACTATAAGGTATTGCTCAAAGTGCTGGATGTATTACTTCTGTATATAGAAAAGGGTGCATCGCTTATAAGGCTTGATGCCATTGCCTTTATCTGGAAAGAGATAGGCACAAACTGTGTACATCTTCCACAGACCCATGAACTGATACAACTGATGCGTGAGGTGATCCATGCCGTGGCTCCTGAGATCATTATCATTACAGAGACCAATGTACCACACGATGAGAACATCTCCTATTTTGGCAATGGATCAGATGAAGCACATATGGTGTACAACTTTGCTCTGCCTCCGCTCTTGGCATTTTCTATTTTATCGGGAGACACCACCAAGTTGACAGCCTGGGCCAAGACCTTAAAGCTTCCGAGTGACAAGGTGTGTTTCTTTAACTTTACAGCCAGTCATGATGGTATCGGTGTACGGGCAGTAAGTAACATTCTTGATAAGGATGAGCTAAACTTCATGGTCAACTCTTGCAAAGCACATGGCGGTTTGGTCTCATATCGGAGTGTAGAAGGAGAGGAACAATCTCCCTATGAGTTGAACTGCAGCTATATAGATATCTTAACCCATCCTGATGAGGATGATACGTTACGGCTTAAACGTATGATACTTTCCCAAGCTGTTGTCCTGGCAATGCCCGGGGTCCCGGGTATCTATTTTCATTCACTGGTCGGGTCGAGAAATTACCATGAAGCAGTGAGAAAAACAAGACGAAACCGGGCTATCAATCGTGAGAAATTAAATTTTGACAACATCAAAGAGGAGCTGAGTGAAGAGGGAAGTCTACGTAATAATCTGTTTAAACGTTATAAACAACTTATTTCGATTCGTATTCATGAACCCTGTTTTGACCCTTTTACCAGGTTTGAATTTTTATCACTGGATAAAGAGGTTTTTGCGATAAAACATTACGGTAAAGAGAGTAATGAATTTATTATTGCTCTGCACAATTTCCAAAAAACAGAAGTTGAAGTCGATCTGTCACCCTATAAAGAAGGTGTTTTTATGGATATTATTTCTCATAGACAGCTACAAGAAGGAATATTTATTATGCAGCCGTATGAGATATTGTGGTTGAAACCATTAAAAGAAGGAGAAAAGAAAAATGATTAA
- a CDS encoding glycosyl transferase, which yields MADFFQNGLITTLQNLSKRTLADMEAELEQFSDRHNMVLLLPALYSEFETPAMKQILKELKGVKYLYKIILGLDSATKEQFENVKAIMSTLDVRVDVLWNDGPCVQNLYQEFKDLGFNSIDIKGKGRNVWTMLGYALADKNAYAFALHDCDIVNYTRDVPARLFYPIIHPALDFEFNKGYYSRVTDKLHGRATRLFYTPLIKALKNTYGESDYLNYMDSFRYALSGEFAFIRTLARGIRISPTWGLEVSTLSEVYDKSSVGRICQTEIMESYEHKHQELTGENTAQGLEGGVAKMVIDIAQTIFRVMSQRGVTFSEESLSTLRSSFFNESRKAIARYDAVAKFNALNFDRKKEIDAVETFDNALKEACESFLADPLGVPSLSAWISLRSVLPEISDQFKEAVNKDNASC from the coding sequence ATGGCAGATTTTTTTCAAAACGGACTGATTACTACTCTCCAAAACCTCTCAAAGAGAACACTGGCAGATATGGAGGCTGAGTTAGAACAATTCTCAGATAGACACAATATGGTACTGCTTCTGCCTGCACTATACTCTGAGTTTGAAACGCCTGCCATGAAGCAGATCCTCAAAGAACTTAAAGGGGTGAAATATCTTTACAAGATTATTCTGGGCTTGGACAGTGCAACGAAAGAGCAGTTTGAAAATGTGAAAGCGATCATGTCCACTCTTGATGTGAGGGTAGATGTACTTTGGAATGACGGGCCATGCGTTCAAAACCTTTACCAGGAGTTTAAAGATCTGGGGTTTAACAGTATCGACATCAAAGGAAAAGGTCGAAATGTCTGGACGATGCTGGGCTACGCCCTCGCTGATAAAAACGCTTATGCCTTTGCCTTGCATGATTGTGATATCGTGAACTACACCCGTGATGTTCCTGCACGGCTTTTTTATCCGATTATTCACCCGGCATTGGATTTTGAATTTAACAAAGGTTACTACTCACGGGTCACAGACAAACTGCATGGACGTGCAACAAGGCTCTTTTACACGCCGCTCATCAAAGCACTGAAAAATACCTATGGGGAGAGTGACTATTTAAACTATATGGACAGCTTCAGGTATGCACTCTCAGGAGAATTTGCTTTTATCCGTACACTTGCGAGGGGGATCCGTATTTCACCTACTTGGGGATTGGAGGTCTCAACATTGAGTGAAGTCTATGATAAGAGCTCGGTAGGGCGCATTTGTCAAACAGAGATCATGGAGAGTTATGAACATAAACACCAGGAACTCACAGGAGAAAATACTGCCCAAGGGCTTGAAGGCGGTGTGGCAAAGATGGTTATCGATATTGCCCAAACCATTTTCAGGGTCATGTCGCAGCGTGGGGTGACATTTTCTGAAGAGTCTCTTAGCACACTGCGAAGCTCATTTTTTAATGAGAGTCGAAAAGCCATTGCCCGCTATGATGCAGTAGCGAAATTCAATGCTTTGAATTTCGATAGAAAAAAAGAGATAGATGCGGTTGAAACTTTTGATAACGCACTCAAAGAAGCGTGTGAAAGTTTTCTTGCCGATCCACTCGGGGTTCCGTCCCTTTCAGCTTGGATAAGCCTGCGTTCCGTACTGCCAGAGATATCAGATCAATTTAAAGAAGCTGTCAATAAGGATAATGCATCATGTTAG
- a CDS encoding glycerate kinase, with translation MSNKKILAQIYNHAIEAVKANTIIRNNITLDEKDLTICNTAYTLKKINKLYLFSVGKAGLGMAKAVEEILGSLIKGGLAISHQKGQCSFIEHHTSTHPLVSQKSIEGADKLIEAMQTMRKDDFFIFCLSGGASAMIEKPIDGISLEDFQKISSALLGSGIDIQTLNSVRKAISRIKGGKLADYTKAKGVVLVLSDVIGDDLNTIGSAPMMNGKIPHHIVGNNSIALKEAKKYIRSEVDKVKIVTNRLSEPSKEAARYLAEKIKAYEKKYDSFCLLFGGETTTEVKDTGKGGRNQELALRLLLDNALVSDKISILIAGSDGIDGNSPATGAFVEQEIYKKMKTKGLDPKKYLKNSDSYTFFKALDSDFTVGPTGTNVMDLMIILKN, from the coding sequence ATGTCTAATAAAAAAATACTGGCACAGATCTATAACCATGCTATTGAGGCGGTAAAAGCCAATACGATCATTAGAAACAATATCACTCTGGATGAGAAAGATCTCACCATTTGCAACACAGCCTACACTTTGAAAAAGATCAATAAACTGTACCTCTTTTCAGTGGGGAAAGCCGGCTTAGGTATGGCAAAGGCGGTAGAAGAGATCTTGGGCTCTCTTATCAAGGGAGGGCTTGCCATTTCACATCAAAAAGGTCAATGCAGCTTCATTGAACACCATACTTCAACCCATCCTTTGGTTTCACAAAAGAGTATCGAAGGTGCAGATAAGCTGATCGAAGCGATGCAAACCATGCGGAAAGATGACTTTTTCATCTTCTGCCTTTCAGGTGGGGCGTCAGCCATGATAGAGAAGCCCATTGATGGCATAAGTTTAGAGGATTTTCAAAAAATATCCTCCGCACTGCTGGGCTCTGGTATCGATATCCAAACACTCAACAGTGTACGAAAAGCCATCTCCCGGATCAAAGGCGGCAAACTGGCTGACTACACGAAGGCCAAAGGAGTGGTTCTGGTACTGAGTGATGTGATCGGTGATGATCTTAACACGATCGGTTCGGCTCCGATGATGAATGGAAAAATACCCCATCATATTGTCGGGAACAATAGCATTGCTTTAAAAGAGGCAAAAAAATACATCAGATCCGAAGTGGATAAGGTAAAAATAGTGACGAATAGACTCAGCGAACCTTCGAAAGAGGCTGCCAGATATCTTGCTGAAAAGATCAAAGCGTACGAGAAAAAATATGACTCTTTCTGTCTGCTTTTTGGTGGAGAGACGACCACAGAAGTGAAGGATACGGGTAAAGGAGGCAGGAACCAGGAGTTGGCGTTAAGGCTGTTATTAGATAATGCATTGGTGTCTGACAAGATCTCTATCCTGATCGCAGGGAGTGACGGAATCGATGGAAATTCACCTGCTACGGGAGCCTTTGTGGAACAAGAAATCTATAAAAAAATGAAAACAAAAGGCTTAGATCCCAAAAAATATTTAAAAAACAGTGACAGTTACACTTTTTTTAAAGCACTGGATTCTGACTTTACTGTGGGCCCAACAGGGACCAATGTAATGGATCTTATGATCATCTTAAAAAATTAA
- a CDS encoding mannosyl-3-phosphoglycerate phosphatase, with translation MKRLIFTDLDGTFLNHHNYSFEESLEALQKIKEAGVPLIFTTSKTKAEVEYLQAKVGISEPFIVENGAALFIPDGYKGFDLSSLKDDDHLKVMVFGEAYAKILEFYRSHKDTFNIVGMSDMTDTEIGHLTGLSQRDVILAKQRDFTEPFILKDETKLEALKKSAHRYGLKIIQGGRFYHIMSESQDKGIAVIKTIELFEMLYQERVSSIALGDSQNDTAMFEHVDIPIVIQKYDGSYLETNVPHIQKSSYQGSKGWNEMVLKNV, from the coding sequence ATGAAACGTTTAATATTCACTGATCTGGACGGTACTTTTTTAAATCATCATAATTACTCCTTTGAAGAGTCTCTCGAGGCACTGCAAAAGATCAAAGAAGCAGGCGTTCCTCTTATATTCACTACCAGTAAAACGAAAGCTGAAGTTGAATATCTACAAGCAAAAGTCGGAATATCAGAGCCTTTCATTGTCGAGAATGGAGCAGCACTTTTTATACCTGATGGGTATAAAGGATTTGATCTCTCATCTTTAAAAGATGATGATCATCTAAAGGTCATGGTCTTTGGTGAAGCCTATGCAAAAATATTGGAATTCTATAGAAGCCACAAAGATACATTTAATATCGTTGGTATGAGTGATATGACGGATACTGAAATTGGACATTTAACCGGATTGTCCCAGAGAGATGTGATTCTTGCCAAACAGCGTGATTTCACGGAACCCTTCATCCTTAAAGATGAGACAAAATTAGAAGCATTAAAAAAATCGGCTCACCGTTATGGGTTAAAGATCATACAGGGTGGACGATTTTATCACATCATGAGCGAATCACAAGATAAGGGCATTGCTGTGATCAAGACCATAGAACTGTTTGAAATGCTATATCAAGAGAGAGTCAGTTCCATTGCCTTAGGTGACAGCCAAAATGATACTGCTATGTTTGAACATGTGGATATACCTATTGTGATTCAAAAATATGACGGAAGCTACCTTGAGACCAATGTACCCCATATACAAAAGTCAAGCTATCAAGGCAGTAAAGGGTGGAATGAAATGGTATTGAAAAATGTCTAA
- a CDS encoding glucose-6-phosphate isomerase, with protein MIKNKLYFSSISKRAEEKAFDAIVEEQKTIGYYALPDQDIGPIHEYCSSIPETIETIAVIGIGGSSLGAKAVYEFMKPVKELSRKLYFFESTDPININELLSKCDINKTHFLVISKSGSTVETFSIYKYIYSLQMDPSFYTFITDPGSPLEKYAKEIEASVLYLPDNVGGRFSVLSTVGLLPLALCGIDIKDLLTGAQMIKERFFDRGYVYDMLLEKAVYYAENHAQYSINCIFAYSETLTYFCQWYVQLWGESLGKHQRHSAFHVGLTPIGLIGPKDQHSFLQLIMEGTRDKSVTFIKIEDFHDNTMIPDITLPHLEMLDSLNNLPFSKLINMQCDSVIEALLDQNNIPLDTITIQSVTESNIGSLMFYYELLTSLVGELIDVNTYDQPGVEAGKIILKSKLQAL; from the coding sequence ATGATAAAAAATAAACTCTATTTTAGTTCGATCAGTAAAAGAGCAGAAGAAAAGGCGTTCGATGCGATCGTTGAAGAACAAAAAACGATTGGATATTATGCGTTACCCGATCAGGACATTGGTCCTATACATGAGTATTGCAGCAGTATTCCTGAAACCATAGAAACGATCGCGGTGATCGGGATCGGAGGAAGTTCTTTAGGTGCCAAAGCAGTCTATGAATTTATGAAACCGGTCAAAGAGCTCTCCAGAAAACTCTATTTTTTTGAAAGTACCGACCCTATCAATATCAATGAACTGCTCTCCAAATGCGATATCAATAAAACACATTTTTTGGTCATTTCCAAGTCAGGAAGTACGGTAGAGACCTTTTCTATCTATAAATATATCTACTCTTTACAAATGGATCCCTCATTTTATACCTTTATTACAGATCCCGGTTCTCCACTTGAAAAATATGCCAAAGAGATAGAAGCTTCTGTGCTCTATCTCCCAGATAATGTTGGAGGAAGGTTCTCTGTTCTTTCAACGGTAGGATTGTTGCCTTTGGCCCTGTGTGGTATCGATATCAAAGATCTTTTGACGGGTGCACAAATGATCAAAGAGAGGTTCTTTGACAGAGGGTATGTTTATGACATGCTTCTGGAAAAAGCTGTCTATTATGCGGAAAATCATGCACAGTACAGTATTAACTGTATCTTTGCCTATTCAGAAACACTGACATATTTTTGTCAATGGTATGTGCAACTCTGGGGGGAGAGTTTGGGAAAACACCAGCGTCACAGTGCCTTTCATGTAGGGCTGACACCTATCGGTCTGATCGGGCCAAAGGACCAGCACTCTTTCTTACAACTGATCATGGAAGGTACCAGAGACAAATCGGTCACCTTTATAAAGATCGAAGATTTTCATGACAATACCATGATCCCTGATATTACCCTTCCGCATTTGGAAATGCTTGACAGTTTAAATAATCTTCCTTTTTCAAAACTGATCAATATGCAATGTGATTCTGTGATAGAAGCGTTATTGGATCAAAATAATATCCCTTTGGATACGATCACCATCCAAAGTGTAACAGAATCCAATATCGGTTCTCTGATGTTCTATTATGAACTGCTTACATCTTTGGTGGGAGAACTGATAGATGTAAATACCTATGACCAACCGGGCGTTGAGGCAGGGAAAATTATTTTGAAGAGTAAACTGCAAGCACTGTGA
- the eda gene encoding bifunctional 4-hydroxy-2-oxoglutarate aldolase/2-dehydro-3-deoxy-phosphogluconate aldolase: MTAREVMQISPIVPVIALENMDDAVPLAEALLEGGINIMEITLRTDAGLGSIEAISKALPQMHVGAGTVLNGSDFQQAVAHGAQFVFSPGISHDLMETSKALNVVLIPGVATASEVMFAKNNGFEHCKLFPATLAGGIEILKAFSGPFSSMRFCPTGGVNLENINEFLSLENVLCTGGSWIVPKQALKEKNFKEITKLCSEAMQVIKGEIQHDKK; this comes from the coding sequence ATGACAGCCAGAGAAGTGATGCAGATCTCACCGATCGTTCCGGTGATCGCATTGGAAAATATGGATGATGCTGTGCCATTGGCAGAAGCTTTGCTTGAGGGTGGTATCAATATCATGGAGATCACACTGCGTACGGATGCAGGGCTTGGGTCTATAGAAGCTATCTCAAAAGCACTGCCGCAGATGCATGTCGGTGCGGGAACCGTACTCAATGGCAGTGATTTTCAACAAGCAGTGGCTCATGGTGCACAGTTTGTCTTTAGTCCGGGTATCAGTCATGATTTGATGGAGACCTCAAAAGCACTGAATGTTGTATTGATCCCAGGTGTAGCAACGGCTTCTGAAGTGATGTTTGCGAAAAATAACGGTTTTGAACATTGTAAACTCTTCCCTGCAACACTTGCAGGAGGTATTGAGATACTTAAGGCCTTTAGCGGACCGTTTTCAAGTATGAGATTCTGCCCTACAGGAGGCGTTAATCTTGAGAATATCAATGAATTTCTCTCACTTGAAAATGTACTCTGTACAGGGGGAAGCTGGATCGTTCCCAAGCAGGCACTAAAAGAAAAAAACTTTAAAGAGATCACAAAGCTTTGCTCAGAAGCGATGCAGGTTATCAAAGGAGAAATACAACATGATAAAAAATAA